The Streptomyces sp. NBC_01463 DNA window CGAGGTAGACGAGCCCGATCCGGCCTCGCCCGGGGATGCTGTCGTCCTGGTACGGCGAGGTCTCCAGGACCGCCGAGAGCCGCTCGAAGAACAGCGTCCGGTTGGGCAGCCGGGTCACCGGGTCGTGCATCTGGAGATGGCGCAGCCGCTTCTGGAGCTCGCGCCGGTCACTGACGTCCGCGACGGAGAGCAGCACCTGACCGGGCGCCGCCCCGGCGGTCTGCTCCTGGGCCGACGACATCGGCACGACGGTGATCTCCGCCCACAGCGAGCGGCCGTCGGGGTGCTTGAGCCGGCGGGTGCAGCGGAAGCGGGAGCGCCGACCGTGCAGCACCTCGCGGTACGCGTGCCAGGTGCGGCCGTCCGCCGCGAGGTCGACCAGATCGGACGCGGACTGCGCGGTCAGCGTCGCCGCGCCGACCCCGGCCAGGGCGGCCAGCGCGTCGTTGGCGGTGACGATCAGGCCCTCGTGGTCGACGACGGCCATCGGGAGCGTGGCGGCGCGGAAGGCGGCCCGGTAGTCGTACAGGTCGGAGGCGCCGGGACCGGCGGACGGCCACGAACCGTCACGTTCCGTGATCGCCGGGGGTGGGGAAGAGGGCGCTGTGCCTGCCGCGGGCCTGGGCCCTTCGGAGGTTCCGCTCACCGTTCGCTCCCGCCGTGCAGTTCTGTCCCGGACACCTCTGGTCGGACTGGCCCGCCGCGTGGAGCGCCCGTTGTCAGGGACGGAAACCGCGCAGGAAAGCGAGGTGAAGCATAGAGGCTGGCACCTCGGCCGTTCCAGCGCCCCGACCGTTACGGGTCCCGCGTCCGCCGCCCATGGGCCATTCGCGCGGCGATCCGGTTTGCCCACGACTGATCGTTTCTGCGCGGCTCTGTTCCGTCCCGTTGTATTGGTGATCGATTGTGACTGTCCGTGAGAGCGGAGTGGGGTGCGGCGGCTGACCCGAGTGGGGCAGCTCAACAGGACGTACCTCCCGAAGCGTCACAAGGTGGTCAGGAGGTGCTGAGGATCCGGGGCCGGCCGGGATCTTCGACACCCTCCTGGAGTCCGCACCCCGCACCGGAGGTAGAAGTGCCGCGTCAGCACGGGCCCGGAGGGGTGGAGAGACCGAGTCCGCGCGCGGTGACCGCCGGGCTGATCTCCCTTCTCGCCCTCGCCGCCACCTCCCTGGTCGCGGGCCCCGCCGTGGCCGCCACCGGCGAGGCGGCCCCCTGTGCGCTGCCCCGCACCGAGGCCCATCACTCGCTGGGCCTGGACCAGTGGAACGGCGCCTATCCGCGCCCCGACCACGCCCTCGACGCGGTCATGGTCTTCCTCTCGTTCCCCGACGCCCGCCCCGTCACCACCCCCGCCGACCTCACCGCCGACTACTTCCCCGCCACCACGCAGTTCTTCCAGCGCGCCTCCTACGGAAAGTTCACCCTGCGCCCGCACCCCCAGCGGCAGTGGATCCGGATGCCCAAGCCGTCGGTCTGGTACGGCATACAGCGCGACTGGGACGACGACCGGCGCAGCGCCTACCTGCGCGACGCGATCGACGCGGCCGACCCCGAGGTCGACTTCTCGAAGTACGACATCGTCTACCTCGTCGCCGACCCGGACGCGCCCGGCGTCGACTCCGACGCCACCAAGGTCGTCAACTTCGACCGGCCCCTGCACGCCGACGGCACGGACATCAGGCGCGTGGTCACCGTCTTCGAACAGCACCCCCCGGACCACAACGTCCTGGCCCACGAGACCGGACACGTCTTCGACCTGCCCGACCTCTACCACCGGCCGTCGGACGGCAAGGGGGACTGGGACACCTACGTCGGCGACTGGGACGTCATGGGCAGCCAGTTCGGCCTCGCCCCCGACCTCTTCGGCTGGCACAAGTGGAAGCTCGGCTGGCTGGACGACCGGCAGGTCACCTGCATCCAGAGCAGCCGGGTCGTCACCCTGGAGCCGATGGCGGCCGTACCCGTGCCCGGTGAGTCCCTCGGGACCCGGCTCGCCGTGATCAGGACCGGCGAGGGCAGCGCCGTGGCCATCGAGGCCCGCAGCGCCACCGGCAACGACGACGGGACCTGCACCGAAGGCGTGCTGCTCTACCGGATCCGCAACGAGACGCCGTCGGGCGGCGGACCGGTCGACGTCCTCGACACCCACCCCGGCACCGACGCCTGCTGGGACCGGTCGGTCTACCCGCCGCTCGCGGACGCGCCGCTGCGGGTCGGTGAGACGTACTCCGTACCGGGCGGACACACCACGATCGAGGTCGCCGACCGGACGCCCTCGGGTGCCTGGACGGTCCGCATCACCACGGGGAC harbors:
- a CDS encoding M6 family metalloprotease domain-containing protein, which encodes MERPSPRAVTAGLISLLALAATSLVAGPAVAATGEAAPCALPRTEAHHSLGLDQWNGAYPRPDHALDAVMVFLSFPDARPVTTPADLTADYFPATTQFFQRASYGKFTLRPHPQRQWIRMPKPSVWYGIQRDWDDDRRSAYLRDAIDAADPEVDFSKYDIVYLVADPDAPGVDSDATKVVNFDRPLHADGTDIRRVVTVFEQHPPDHNVLAHETGHVFDLPDLYHRPSDGKGDWDTYVGDWDVMGSQFGLAPDLFGWHKWKLGWLDDRQVTCIQSSRVVTLEPMAAVPVPGESLGTRLAVIRTGEGSAVAIEARSATGNDDGTCTEGVLLYRIRNETPSGGGPVDVLDTHPGTDACWDRSVYPPLADAPLRVGETYSVPGGHTTIEVADRTPSGAWTVRITTGT